Proteins from one Nicotiana tabacum cultivar K326 chromosome 23, ASM71507v2, whole genome shotgun sequence genomic window:
- the LOC107769999 gene encoding mechanosensitive ion channel protein 10 isoform X2: protein MDANGKAAKFSGEISMSKNKKTPSDEVAVMISGDQKDSKSPVAPKPTVQVSDSSPEIARYSPSPSPNKPPKIPTTETLTRRKSLARCTYSKPKSRFGEQSVPIDANMFNEQAAEPSASSPNRNVSNHASPTAKMGSSNTFKETTRTVSISVTPRTPLMASPGGFGGVDEDEEIYKKVSSRNKLKYNRVKAKVLIEWLLFLCLLGCLLASLLVKKFQNWKLWDLRIWKWIVLVMVTFSGMLVTKWFIHFVALLIELNFLLRKKVLYFVFGLKKSVQVCIWFSLVLLTWVLLFSHEERSRTAEKVTNFITWTITALLIGAFLWLLKTLLLKILAASFHVNTFFDRIQESIFHQYILLTLSGLPVMESAQMLGRSNSAASQFSFRRTKKGKDGKEKKEKAVIDINKLHQMKREKVSAWTMKTLVDVISNSGLSTISGSLGENDYDAGGEQADKEINNEEEAIAAAYHIFRNVASPGSRYIDEYDLRRFLIKEEVDIVFPMIDVAETGQIDRKSLTEWVVKVYQGRRALSHALNDTKTAVKQLNKVVTCILVVIIIIIWLLLVGIATTKVIVFLSSQLVVAAFIFGNTCKTIFEAIIFVFVMHPFDVGDRCVIDGVQMIVEEMNILTTVFLRFDNEKIYYPNTVLAVKPISNFYRSPDMGDAFEFSVDYRTPVEKIGALKEKTKKLYSPTNTMKLDFELRLYSPRAVGFKARVVDQYSSHGKTD, encoded by the exons ATGGATGCAAATGGTAAGGCTGCAAAGTTTAGTGGAGAAATAAGCATGTCAAAGAACAAGAAAACCCCCAGTGATGAAGTGGCTGTCATGATCTCTGGAGATCAAAAGGATTCTAAAAGTCCCGTTGCACCAAAACCAACAGTCCAAGTCAGTGATTCCTCACCTGAAATTGCCAGGTATAGTCCAAGCCCAAGCCCCAACAAACCACCCAAAATCCCCACCACTGAAACTCTCACTCGGCGAAAATCCCTTGCAAGATGTACGTATTCGAAACCTAAATCAAGATTCGGCGAACAATCTGTACCTATTGATGCTAACATGTTTAATGAACAAGCTGCTGAGCCAAGTGCAAGTTCCCCCAATAGGAATGTATCTAACCATGCTTCTCCTACTGCTAAAATGGGTTCCAGTAATACATTTAAAGAGACAACAAGAACGGTGTCTATATCAGTAACCCCAAGAACACCATTAATGGCATCACCAGGTGGTTTTGGAGGAGTGGATGAAGATGAGGAGATATATAAGAAAGTGAGCTCAAGGAATAAGTTGAAGTATAACAGAGTTAAAGCAAAAGTTCTGATTGAATGGCTGCTGTTTCTTTGCCTTTTAGGATGTTTACTTGCCAGCTTATTGGTAAAGAAGTTCCAAAATTGGAAGCTTTGGGATTTGAGGATCTGGAAATGGATTGTCCTTGTTATGGTGACCTTTAGTGGCATGCTGGTTACTAAGTGGTTTATACAttttgttgccttgttgatagAATTGAACTTTTTGTTGAGGAAGAAGGTGTTGTATTTTGTCTTTGGTTTAAAGAAAAGTGTTCAAGTTTGCATTTGGTTTAGCTTGGTTCTTCTCACATGGGTTCTGCTCTTCTCACATGAGGAACGGTCGCGTACCGCCGAGAAGGTTACTAATTTTATTACCTGGACTATTACAGCTTTGCTTATTGGTGCATTCTTGTGGCTCTTGAAGACTTTGCTGCTAAAGATTTTGGCTGCCTCTTTCCACGTAAACACATTCTTTGACCGGATTCAAGAGTCAATTTTTCATCAGTATATTCTACTGACCCTATCGGGACTCCCAGTTATGGAGTCTGCTCAGATGTTGGGGAGATCAAACAGTGCCGCCAGTCAATTTAGTTTCCGCAGAACAAAGAAGGGAAAAGATgggaaggaaaagaaagaaaaggcagTGATTGATATCAATAAACTTCATCAGATGAAGCGAGAAAAGGTCTCTGCATGGACCATGAAAACGTTAGTTGATGTAATATCTAACTCAGGACTTTCCACTATCTCTGGCTCGCTCGGTGAGAATGACTATGATGCAGGTGGTGAGCAAGCAGATAAGGAGATCAACAATGAGGAGGAAGCAATTGCTGCTGCCTATCACATTTTCAGGAATGTTGCATCGCCCGGTTCCAG GTACATTGATGAGTATGACCTTAGGAGATTCTTgattaaagaagaggtcgatATTGTGTTCCCCATGATAGATGTGGCAGAAACTGGACAGATTGATAGGAAATCATTGACGGAATGGGTG GTTAAGGTTTATCAAGGACGAAGAGCTCTATCGCATGCTTTGAATGATACAAAAACTGCTGTGAAGCAATTGAACAAGGTCGTGACATGCATTCTCGTTGTCATAATAATCATCATATGGCTCCTTTTGGTGGGGATAGCGACTACTAAAGTGATTGTCTTTCTGTCGTCACAACTCGTGGTAGCTGCTTTTATTTTTGGGAATACTTGCAAGACTATATTTGAAGCTATTATATTCGTATTTGTGATGCATCCTTTTGATGTTGGTGATCGATGTGTCATTGATGGTGTTCAG ATGATTGTTGAAGAAATGAATATCCTGACCACAGTATTCTTGAGGTTTGATAACGAAAAGATATACTACCCAAATACAGTTTTGGCCGTCAAGCCAATCAGCAATTTCTACAGAAGTCCTGATATGGGTGATGCCTTTGAGTTTTCTGTTGATTACAGGACACCTGTGGAAAAGATAGGAGCTctaaaagagaaaacaaagaa